The region ACAAGTGACTATTCGCGgtcccatgggtaataatttctcatatAAGATTTGTGAtaagctggaaaggtctggtttcacggaaaaatcaatctaaaaataacttggtctgtaaaaacgccacTCCacaatacaatgaagttgtacactccttagtcatgggctcctgctgaAAAGCACTAATTACTACTAATTACTTACACAATACCAAAAGgtggccaatcacaacagagGTTGGTTGACCAATCAAAGCAGACGCGCTGAATCAAATGACCCAATCACAGCGCAAAGCACTGAAAAAATATGCAGTCGGTGAAAAGCACGGGGAAACTTCATAGGGCGTTAACATAAAAAGAAGTAACACCAGCAACCTGGGCAAACTCTTTGTTAGAACAAAGGACACCATTTGGAAACGCGTTAAATCAATGAGTCAGAAAATCCCAGCACAGAGGTAACCTAAAATATTTTAACGTAGgatgttttgcttttttatcttattctctACAGTGAATATAGCGTCATTTACTCATTAGCTTAAAATATCAGCGTGTAAATGAAGCTtactatatatgcaaaacacaagtttgaAGTCTGAAAGTCCGAACCTCCCGTGCTACATATTAATCCAACCGCGTACATACACATTGCATTCTCGAACTAGTgcgtctttgacgtcattttctcctcgatccagcaaTTATGGCGGACCATTAGATGGGGAAACTCCATTAAAAATAGACAGGTGTCTTTCAAGGCGTAAAGCTTGGGTGACTTAGTGtctagttaacatagttttgaaagcCAAAGAAAAGTAGAATTGATCTTTTGGTCATGGTAGCACTTTAAGGAGACACCTTTTGACATGGTGTGATGTGTATGCAAAGTACCATGAACCCAATTATGCAACTGTATTGGACATGAATGCTTTCAAATCAGGACTCATACGTAATACTCCCTTGGAGAAAAATCGATTTATCAGCTTATTTTTCTTCCTCAACAGGGTTTTTGTGTCTTCATAGCGGCGTTCATCCATTATTTTTACCTGGTGGGATTTGCTTGGATGTTATTTGAGGGCGTGTATTTGTACCTTAAGGTGGTCAAAGTATTTAATACTGAAGTTCGAATGCGGCTTTTCCTCGCAGTTGCTTGGGGTACGTTTCATTCTATTTGTTCTCCCTCACACAATGTTTTTAAATCGATTGTTACGGAATGTCGTAATGGCCTTgctccaaaaataaaataactttaaaccacaggaaataattttaacaatcgaaatcttttgaatttttttcaaagaaaatcgTTTGCAttcgaaaaaaaataatttcagaatcgcttgtttttcgtttttaaatttcctgcgtgccgccatcttgaatagtaattattcaagatggcagcaaTTGTAAGGGTTGGCCTATcgttaaaaaacaaaaaggtcttTCCGTCAGAAGTGGGAAATGGTcaaactttcaagtcttttcggaAAAAAAAGGACTGATAAATTGTCGTGCATCCATTGTTCATTAACTTTCCGGGATTTGTGAGAACACGACGACACAGAGTTCTCTTTATTACGGTCTGATCTACGTGACTGTAGTTATATCATCAGAGGCACTAACTGCCGGTAAATCCAAACCAAACTGGAAAACAGCCGAAATGTTCACCAAAAGCTACATAATTCGACTTCGTTTCATTCATTTTCAATGCTTTGGTTTTTTTCCTCATCAAAGGCGTTCCTGCTGGAATAGTGGCGCTATCAATTGCATTTGCCTCTGGCCAAGATGGCGGTATACACAGCTACGTAAATGGCGCATTGTAAGTAAACTGAAGCAGAAAGGAACCACGTTGACCCTTTCTTACTGTCTTTTTCATCCTTTTGTAAAGCAGTACAACACAACCGATTTTCTAAAAAGCCTGATTAGCCTGTAGGTCATGGAGTTCTTGGTGTTGAACAGGAAACACCATCAATTGGAGGTGACCGTCGGCGCCCGCTTTCCTGCCAAGCTTGAAGTAGCACCGGACTGCCGTACGGAAGGCCGGGGCCGGGACCGGGGCGGGGGCCGGGGGTTTCGAACCTGCAGGACGGGACAAAATGGCGAGATCGAACTCCTCGtacgtttgaaatctacctcagCCAAGATAAATGACGTCGATGAACGGCAAAGCAAATCCCTCGAACTTGGACAGTGGAGTCAACTGAAAAACATTTCTCTTTCATTCTCTTCAGCGCAAAGTAATCTGCGAAAAATTGATGATCCTTAACCACAGAAGCAGTCAGTTCAAGGTCTCATCAAAATGTCTCTATAAATGTCGCTCGTTTCATCCGCCCCTCTTCCACATTAAACGATGCTTTTTTGGAGCACAAAGTAACTCGTGTTACTGTTCTTTTATGTTTACGTTTAGCTGCTGGGTTTCCTTCAAAAATCAGATTATTTGGACCTTCGTGGCACCTGTTCTTGTTATTTCTGTGGTAAGATGTCCATTTCGTCCTCGTACAATAATTAACTTGAAGATTGTTTGCTCTCCACTAttctctgagaggttttttcctGGGTGTTAAAATCTTCCTTAACTGAAATTAACGTTCAAATTAATTTACACTGATTTTATTCCTCGGTGTGGCTCTTGTAAAATTCAATTCATTACATTTTCTCTAGGGATATCTTTAAATGTTACGTTATGTTTTCAGCTGTAAATAGGTAAACGTGTCAAAGAAAGCACTTTGATTTTTATCGACGTCCCACCTTTAGGAATGCCAGAAATCCTTATCCCTTATGTTTTGATCAACAGACTTGTCGGTACCCGCACGGTTCAAATTTTGTCGGCTTTTTTGAGCCGAAAAATTCCGAACCCCTCAATACAAACTAAACCCGCCATTCTAAGggggtgggggaaggggggggggggtgagatACGAGAAAAGGAATGACCCTGTCTAAGACCTCGAGCTTCGTTTGCTTTTACAATTTCATCAAATATCTGTAATAATGTTCTTTAGATAAACATGGTGCTCCTTAGCCTTGTAATCCATGAAATCCTGAAgatgcaaagaaacaaaaaatccgACGTAGAAAGACTGGGACAAAGTGTCAAGAcctttgttgttctttttcctCTCCTTGGATTGACCTGGGTTTTTGGAGTTCTGAGCGTGACAAACGCAAGTCTTGTGTTTCAATACATCTTCACCATTCTCAACTCCTTACAGGtaccttgttgttgtttatgttgttattgttcttgaaGGTGCAAATATATATGATTCACTTGTGGTGACTGCAGTTGAAGTCGAGTTGTTAGTGTACATTCAGTTGCATATGCAGAAATCTTGAAGCTGTAGTTGTCGAAGTATCTTGTACCCAGATTTAACTCAAGATACATGAAGGAATTGCTTGCACATAGAGGTTCTATATGAACCTGAAATTTTACGGCTGAAGCAGAAGTAAACGAACCATCCATTAAAAACGAAAGACTGCTTTAAAGTATTTCCGTCGACTGTGCGGCCTCGAGATAAAAGGTTTAACATATATTTGAACATTTAGGGCATGCTGATATTTCTACATACATAATGTTAAAAAGGAGTTAATTTTCTTCAATTAGCTTCGTTCATTATCCTTAGGTCTTTCTTCTATTTTGCACTTGACTCCACAAACTTCTTTAGGCCTAGACTCAAATTGTTAAAAGTCGTTCCATTCTCTGATTCTTTTACAAGACCATCttgttttacaaaaatttgatacTCAAAACACGATCTTGAATAAGGTATCCATTGGAAGTACTTTCTGACGATTCTTTCTCTCAGGGATTTTTCATCTTTGTACTTCACGTTCTAAGAAGCACAGATGTGCGCGCAGAATTCAAACGCAAGACACAAAGGTGGATGATGAATGGCCTTTCATCCAATCGCGTAGCAGACTGGCCTCACTCCACTAATGCGTGGACAAATAACGCCGTAAATAGCGACGTATACGAGTtcaatgaaaaaccaaaaactACATCCCCGTCAGCGACTACCAGCAGATACCACAGTCCAATTGAAGCACCACAACACGGAGCCTTCACTCCTGTGGACACGTAATCATCACGTGACAAGTACGTGATTGAAACTATCCAACGATATTGGTGGTCGAACTGCTGGGTTTCACTACGAGTAGACGAGAATTCAAacgaatttgatttgatttgatttctgtacagtatccccaattagtagcACAGCTctagatagagcggttttcaattgagtgtcgaaagtaattagtgaattactttggttttgcattacttcactcatgattggttcaaagttttcgcgccactttttcaaccaatcagaacggaaaccaaaaccagtcgtggctagcgcgtgcacattttcccgcgctttgagtcggctacgtgtaattacttcgagttttgattggtttactagattgtctccgtcctttttgattggccaaagtaattactttggttttggttttacgacactcattttaAAACCGCTCTACACTTGACACTTATAAATTAAAGAGAACAAAGACGGTAGGGGAGAATCTGCTGAATTTACTCAATTATTGTCTTTCATAGGCCGGTTTCGTAATCTCTTGCTTGACCGAAAAAAATGTGAGTGTTCTATCTTCGATCTGCAAGCGTGACATTTGTGTTAGTGTGAATTAGTGAGTGTGCAATCCCCTTCCAATTATACTGCTCCGGTCCAACCCGTAGAATACAGTAATTTGGTGAGTGCGCTACGCAATAATAAACGCGTACATAAACCCGTTGTGACAAAATGTTTGGTGCAGCAACACAATCGAGATGACGCTGTGACAGATTTTATAACCAACCTAAAAAATTCCAGTTTCTTTCCCAAAGTCATTTCAGGTCTGAGTCCTCGATAGATGATAATTAGACACAAAATTCTCTACTTCTCTGACTCCCCACATTCCAAAGCATCGATGGCCTCTCCTAATATGGTAACAAACCGATAAACGTCCATGAAACTGTTGTACAGCGGTGCAGGAGCAATTCTCATCACGTCGGGTTCACGTGTGTCAACCTGAAAGAAATTTAATAGGAAAAGAATTATGAAAGAATTCTCAAACTCTTCTGATAAAAGACCACAAGGCGCTTTTACGGACCGAACCTCACTTTTTTTACTGCTgacatatatttaacaattatcctgcgaaatcgcgcggactatcgcctgatacttagccgacgaggccgtaggccaagtggctaaaatcaggcgatattccgcaagaatgagcaggataattgttctattattcaacaaattgatgacaaagcataattttctacgtttattggaaaaaaaagctggataaactaccatttttcttcgcgacacacaaaattacatatatcgcaggatatacgttgagtacgcacgacgaatattgagcgcgcgatattccgcgcgatatCGCAgggtaattaacaattattccatgagcgcgcgttggatatgagatgatagatagccaacgaggcgcgtagcgccgagttggctataatcatctcatatccaacaagtgcgagtggaataattgttttattaaaaacgcccccacaatatagaaaactagactacaataaaaataaaaaggcccaaaaaatcacgcatatgcttgccgtgtttgtagatcatggtagggcatgtagggcatgtagttcccggtgttgtggtctggtctttctggtctggatagggtggggtggagcacctcgcataggacctcgagtcctgttcgtgctccttccctctgggcaggtttgccaagtagaagagacaaaccagatgtctcgtaaaaccaaactataatggctcataacccatgatggcttaaccaatcaaaactctcgaattgcattattcaatgatccagtttttaataataggccttattcacgatagccgccatgttggttttcatattgtcatgcaaattagccatgcgttatgctggggggcaaacattgaaaaatcGCCTcaacgaaatattgaaataacattgcaaaaagtctattttagtatttagaattaagtaccttttataattttttttttatcttttgattgcctttgacattttgactttctacttcgttatctgctcatttttcacttaaAAAAACGTTGAAGTAACTTGAGTAATGATTGTATTTcactgcttaggtgataaacattcaatgaacgtgaaacaaatcatctgtgtggctaaggtgttcgttataacctctcgaacttgtgttgtttgccccctaagaagtgtgtagctaatttgcatgatgatagcaaatccaacatggcggtcatcgtgaataaggtctactGTTAAATATACATTTGACGGTTTCTCCTCGAAATAAATGAGCACAACGTCGGCTTCCTTGGAGAATACCCTCGCTCTAGAGGGTAAAGGaattaccgacgttaaataaggtgtacctttccCTTTACCCTGCCTGGACAAAAAACGACTCACCACTACACCTCGTTTCTCGAGCTCATCACGAACAGATTTGATTGGCATCGAAAATTTGATTGAAAGCTACAGCCGCGCTCCGATGGGTTGATTGGCGTTACTATGGATACATGAATGTTATTTCTTGGTGATTTCCCGTTCTGGAGTTGCTGTCTTTTTGTGAGTATTTCACCCTCGTTGTCTGGATTACCGAAATGGTACAAAAGGAGAAGCTCTAGATACGCTGAAAGAGAAACGTTTAGAAGATTCAAGAAAaggaatgaaaattaaaaagtgaAATGAATAATTATAAACATACATAATTCTTCCTCCTCTTAGGTTCTCTTCAGCGCCAATAACACAAATCACGGAAGCACACAAAACAAATCCACTTTTACCACAGAATACCTTTAAATCGAGGGAAATAATGTTTACGAAGAAGTAGTGATTTGGAAAAGTAATTAACTACagaaaaggaataaaatatttcttaaaaacattttacgAGTAAAAAGTTTGCTAAGAAAAATGGGTGACAAAAAAACGTGTAACGTATAcgaaaagaaaacgacaaaaattaaacaaaagggTTTGCCACTTTGGTCCGTCTGGATATTTCAATTAGGCTTTAGGTTCTTGATGAAAGGCATTTCGAAAACTAAACACTCAAATTTCTCCTGGCACTTTTTTAAAACTCTAaaccttttgaaagaaagaCAATTTAGAGTTCTAAGAAAGTGCCAGGGCAAATATGAGTGGAagactttttatttctttgcgTCATACACTTTAAGCCTTTTTGATACATCATTGCCAAACCGGGCACATTCAGTTAACTGACTGGGACAACAAACAATTCAACACCGCTATCTCCGTGCCCTGTTCTATGCCAATAGTGTGTCGATTCTTTAACATTCAACAGAATTTAACAAACTAGGGTTGTAACACGGGGCCTGCCTACAGTTCACAGTGCTTGAACGATAAGAGTTAAACATCCAAGCATTTGAAGAAGTGATTACGAAGGCAGGCTTAGGCAGCACTATCtcccccccaacccccccccccccccccccccccccacttgtTTAAAGGCCTTGAATGTTGGTATGGCCGGAGATAAACCCAGGTCATCCCGCACGACAACTCAATGGACTACGCTTACCTGTTAAGAGTTTCGGCTTCGTTCTCAATTGTTTCATCGATGTCTTAGCAAACACCTAAAGAGTAGTTAACACGAAAAAGAAACCATAAACAAGAATGTTAACGCACTAGGGAAGCTACTTGATCAAGCCGTCTGTTACAATATCTAATAATTGCCAGCTTACAAGAGCTGCAACTCCCCCCTCTTTTTTCCATATCAAAAAGTCTAATTAAATGATTCGCACTTGATGTTGCTTGCAAATGGGTTAAGTGAACTCGAAGAACGTCCTTTACACAGAGTTTAGAGACGACTGTTGGAATAATGCACTGCAGGTAGTTTCAAGGAGTACTGACACCCCTTATTGTTTGGCGTCACTTCCGTTTCCGTCTACGCAGGCTTCTGTTCACGCCAAAATCCCACTATTCACAACAACGCATCCATACATCCCATGGGTGagttaaaatgcaaagcaaccGATTTGCAACTTACAAAAAAAAGCTTACGTTTAAGGCACCAAGCAAAGACATCGTTGGTAATAACGGAGGGTTGGACAACTGAAAGCCAGCTGCCCCAGGAATTGGCTTGAattctgcaagaaaaaaattcaaaagctCGAGGTAACCTTTTCAGAACAAAAAACGAAGGCATGCATAAATAAACTCAGCACTTAGTCTGAAGAACGTTCCACAGCTGTGACTTTCATCAACTTAACATGTACAATCACTATGGAAAGGATTCAAAGAAAGCTTACCATGCTCCATTTCAAATCGGCTTTTTCTATCATGTCCCCACCATCCGGCGAATCTGAAGAGAAAATTAAAACGTCAGTGCAGTCTGCTTTAATAAATTAACGGCAGAAGAAATCGCCTATCCTAACTTAAGTGAAGagagtagaacaatttcaatatattaaaattcagttcaaaacaaaagacatcatctcgaggctctggggaataaatataaggatttgtataagTTTATTCCCCAGGGCCACGATTTTAATGGACAAGAAACATTCTACCGTACTCTTCAAATTgtacctaaactcaaatattttttggtTCCCAATATAAATCTCCCCAGCCAAAGCAAAAAAATGCCACCATTGTTACCCAGGATTTCGcttttctgtgccgtgcaagccacctaacaacctcgttcccaggacttctccgaaaagccctgggaacgaggtttgcCACCTAAACTTcgcagaactagcagtaatttggacccaggACCGTGATCTGAGAAGCACCGATTTACTCTCGATTTTACaccacaaactgctttgcattgctGTCTTCAAAGATATTTGAAGGCAGCAAAACATATTTGCTTTTGATAGGGAGATTCATATTATATAAGATAACAAACTGGGCTTACGTGCATTTAAAGTTTAGAGTTTGTAACTGATCTTGGAAATCGAGCCTATACAATCTTTCACTTTTTTGTTTGGGGGTGGGGAGAAGCTTGGGTTCTGAGGGGGagggagagagagggagagTCAATGGATAGTGGAATTAGACAAAGTTTGATGTCATTCTGGATTTAGAAAATTTGAATgtttctttgcattttctttatAAGAAAAGGACACTAATTACTATTAATGGCccatccttttcttttttagcAAATAAGTGAGCATATAAAGGACGCTTGTCATAACTAATCCATGATCGGAAGACACCAGACAGGAGTGTCGAAACGTTCGGTCTTCGAATTGTAATCTTCTGAACTACATTCACATTTATTCAAACCAGAGATGCATCAAACTATGTCAGCGAGTAGTGGAATTGTTTTCTAGCACAAAATACTGGACTTAAGAAACTCGTAGAGAACTCTGCACCAAGGACACGAAAACGTAtccctaaaaataaaaattctcaaGATCCTTTAAGTACTatgcgattattccatcttgttcgcAATAGACAATCTTGGTAAAGTACACAACAAGATGAGCGGTGGCCAACGGCAAAGCcacaagacaaaaaaatcattggttaaaagaggaaagatAATCGcactgcacgtgcggcacgctttTTGTGCATTtatctcccgtactcgtcaaaacaacgACTTAAAATCACCAACTTTCAGGCTTTGATGACAACCTGGACAAACAACAGTGAAtttttccttc is a window of Montipora foliosa isolate CH-2021 chromosome 5, ASM3666993v2, whole genome shotgun sequence DNA encoding:
- the LOC138003364 gene encoding kynureninase-like, producing MEHEFKPIPGAAGFQLSNPPLLPTMSLLGALNVFAKTSMKQLRTKPKLLTAYLELLLLYHFGNPDNEGEILTKRQQLQNGKSPRNNIHVSIVTPINPSERGCSFQSNFRCQSNLFVMSSRNEV